GCTGTCTGCTAACATGTGAGCCTTTGCAGGCCTGGTCCTTTAATTAAGTCTAAAGCTTATTTTAGCAGAAACTCAGAGGCGCCTTGAACGTCCAGCGGTCCTAGTTTCAGCCTTTCGTCCCCCCGGTcgtccctctctgtctttctgcttCATTTCTCTTTGGGCTCCATGTCGTCGCCGGCCGACACGTTTCCATCTTCGTCCTCGTCATCGATCACGCCCTTCAGGCCGGAGCGTCTGAACTCCTGGAACTCCAGGTCGCCCTCCATCTCGCTACAGACGACACAGACGGACAACAGCACCGTTGGACAAGGACCGCTAGCGTCTACTGTCAGAGGGACAGTAGATTTATCACAACGTAGCAACGTTAGCACCGAAATGAGAGCAGGACCAACCGAATAAAAActcgtcatcactgggtgctagatgagacttttttttGGAGTCCAATCAGGACTGGTTCTTCTGTCTTTGAGAGTCAAACAAGACCAAAACTAATTAAAAGTAATATGAATTAGCTTGGGAACCATCTTACCTCTCCTTCCCTGTCGGCAGCAATAAACAAAGGAAAGACCAGAAGGTTAAGTTGCTCCACTTTCATTCACCTGACAacaaaaatcatgttttaactACAGCaagaccgatatatcggccgatatcgGGCATTTCCCGATCTGTCAGTATCTGCATTCATAATGTccgattaaaaaaattatatatatttaaaatagtcATTCATCAggatcatttataatgacaaataaatgattctgatgaacgGACATTTatcccttatgttgtcttcgggtcaaatatgactcattttttaaaatatccaaCATAAAGGAAGTCGaaataaaaggtgaaaaatgttggaaaaggcGGCAAAATCaatgacatatttttttttgttattttgtttttgttcaaaaggactttaagtttcacatctcaagtttgtatttttctacattttatttatcagaactttaacatATGTTGATGTTCTgctgtgacaataaaaacagattagtatcatattattttagtgagaactcataaataactacaaataactaatgttgggGAAATCGGTTCATGTTTTGttacacgtttctggattttatatatacacacacacactgcatctaAACACatgtttaaacacacacaaatacatcagTTAATAACTAAATGTAGATGCTACGTGTTGTCAACAGAAGAAGAACCAACAGAAGAGATGAAACGTGTCCGTGTCCTACCTGCATTAGGTTTAGGATGCATCAGTTTGAAGGGAACCTCCAGGccgacctcactgcaacccagaCCAAGAACACGTTAATTAAAGATTTCACAATTCTATTCAatgttatttatagtatcaattcataaccagagttatctggagaccctttacagatagaccaggtctagaccacactccagagctttacaaggacccaacaggtctagtagtttcctccagagcaagcaacagggccacagtttagaagaagaaaaactgaaGAACCAGAAGACTAGAAGCTCTAATCAGAGCTGGGCGATGTGGGGAAAATCTAATTATCACCATATTTTAGTCCAAGACAATCACGTCAACTTCTCAACGACGAGTGTGTTGATAATTAGGTGCTACTGTGAACAAATACATACTGAAAGctttaaaatcacattttcctgtcttaacccttgtgttgtcttccctccaaccataaaacaaaacaaaaaaaactttttttcaacaatatcatcgctttttccgacattatTGTCAACTTTTTCAGTGTTGCgggtgcttttttgatgtttttttccccaagttttttgatattttcaacGTTGACATTTGTTGTGACCCCATGAACAACATGAGGtttaatattaaacaataaacaaaaacaatcacagcTTTAGATTTCTGATTATAAATTGCAAGTAGAGATGGGCCGATGCCATTGTTTGCTTCCCGAATCCCATTCTGATTCCTCAACTTCCGTATCGGCCTCAGTAGActtactgatccgataccagtgtgtcatatactttattatgtttaacaactgtatactactactacccatgtatggatgtgatatgatttctatctttgttgtcagtctgtctctttgtgaaacatcaacaaacacaaacaatgaacgccacagaactttgtttcatcatccagtttgacaggcAGTTATAAGGGAAAAAGAATATAAACAAACTACTTCAATAGATAGTGTGACGTCATGAGAGGCTGCGTCCTGGagggccaccatgtacccaggAGATGGTTGCAGTCACGGGCCGTtttggcaccatctgctggtgaAATCGGGAACGCCACCTCTCGAGCACATGGAATCCCAGCACACCTGAGCTCAATGAGGGCCTGATGAGCTGAAGGGCAGCATGTAGCCAACAGAGGAGCTGGAGTGGAGAGGGTCGGAGAGCTACAGAGGAGCAGAGCGGCGCGGTCCATGGGAAGGATTAAAAGACCGGAATACGGACAAATAGACGAACCACGGGTGGCGACGCTGTCTAAAAAGTAAGGACAAAGACTTCTTGCCAGAAGGAGACCGACCGGAGGGGGCTCGGCTAGATGAGTTAGGATTTGAAGAGACACTGTTTAAGTTTGGACTATTGCAAGAGCAACCTTTTCTTAAGTTAACTATTCGATCTCTGAGTgctatttttgtattaattcCCCTGAACTTTATTAAAACCTTTGTTGCACTCGAACTATGTGTCCTTGCGTTGCTGAACTGTCCCGCCGAGAGCCGTGTAGCCTCTCATGATGTCACAATAGACATagattttctaatttttttaaattccagtacttctcgataccagcgttttaggcagtactggtatcggaacatctctaattgCAAGACAACTCAAGATTTCGCTTTACtatactctatctatctatctatctatctatctatctatctatctatctatctatctactgtgCAACAATTAATGACCAGTGATTTGTTTCTGATCTGCATGCTAACTTTTATCACTTTCTACAATTCTACTGAAGAGAAGAAGTGGACATGAACTCACCTTGATCCCATCATCCTTTGAGCCACAGCAAATGgggagaaaaaacaatattatataatatttaaaagaTGGAAACAGTCGGGAGGCGGCGAGTTCAGAGTCCACTCAAAATAAGAAACCTGTACACAATAGGAAGTTAATAAAGAAActgcatttaaatgatttttatgTCAACTTGTTTGCAGCGGAGACAAGTTGTTGGACATGTTACAAAACCAAATCCTAAGggaaacatttgtcttttacGCTGCTAAAATCTCCACAATGTTGATGTTCAACGTCTGTTTATCGTTACCTGCTGAGCAGGAAGCGTCCAGTTGCTTTTCATAGCTTTGTCTTTgaaaataatatgaaaatgcTATGAAAATAATATGAGAGTGAACGGGAACAGGGAAGACATGAGCTGAAACTTtgatatctttgagttgtggacaaatgATGTTCCCcttggtattttttttgttactttctaTACTTAGCTGCATTAAATATGGTTTTAAtgtgctgctgcaacacctGAGCTACCATGCTGACAGTCTACAAAAGGTATATCTTATCTatctttatacacacacacacacacacacacacacacacacacacacacacacacacacacacacttaccctCCGACGATGAGCTTCACCATGACCCTGTATGAAACCATGATCCCCAGAACTTCCTTCAGAACACCTTCCTTGATACTAAAGGGAAGAAAAACCTGATTTAATAGAAAGAATAGAACATTAATCTGCTGCGATGACGGAGTTGTCAGTTAGAGCCGTGATTGGTACTtccctccatccttccatccctccctccttccatccatcccttcatccatccctccctccatttctccctccctccctccttccctccatccatccagtcCTCGTTCCCTCCTTTCATCCATCCGCCCCctttccatccatccctccctccatttctccctccctccctccctccttccctccatccatccagtcCTCGTTCCCTCCTttcatccatccctccctccttccatccatccctccctccatttctccctccctccctccctccttccctccatccatccagtcCTCgttccctccatccctccttccctcctctctcccttcatccatccctccatttctccctccatccctccctgcctccctcccccaatccatccctccctccctcccccctctagATCCTTCTCCTGTTTGTGTTTGCTCACATGCTGGATGACGCCAGGTTGGTGTCTTCATGCTTCAGTTTGCCGTCCAGGGCGATGCCCCTCCTCTCCACGTTGTTGGCCAGCAGAGGCAACAGCTTGTAGACTTTCTGCAGAGTCGCCCCGGGAGACACCGAGTCCCTGAGACACgaagacacagatacacattcaACTTCAGGAATACACACAGAGTACTGCAAACCTAGAAGTAGaccaacaaaacacaacaataacttCCAGGATCCTAATGAGCTTTTTAAACTAGTTCCCAGTTGAATTTAGTGAGACGCGAGGAAGATTTAGGGACGCTAAATCAGAAATTTTGCTTTACAATTTGAGGAAAAGCAACACAGATGTTTTCTTAAATAATTTTTCCTTCACTGCAAcattaacattcattttaaaacacaaaactatACATGAACCTTCTTCTTAACCTAAACCTACGTTCCATCCTGACAGCTGTCGATCAAAAGTGCAAAGATCAAATTAAAACCTTCTCCGAGTCGTATCACTGTTACAAATCTGATTTGACTTTGAGTTTGTCTTTATtccttaaaatataaaacttaGCTTAATTAAAGTGACTTTTTAAAAGACTTTTAAAGTTATTTGATCTGTACCTACAGATGTATTAATCCTCTGGCAGAAGAGACTTTGTCGTGGTTTTGttcgagttttttttttttagtttaaagctGTGATTTCAACATGGTGCGACTGAAATGAACCTCTTTTTGCTATGAACCAAAGGGCGTAATGTTATTATGAGTACTctgttaggtctgctgctggttgcaccccccccccccctgtctgtcattaattgcaggagtgaagCCTGGTGTGCGGGAGTCCAGGTTCCCGCTGCAGCTCATCATCTctaatcacctctgcttcaaataccaGGTCAACCTACCGCTCTTCGTCAGATCGTAGTCTAGACAACATTAGTCTCTTTGCCGACTCTCCCTTTGGATTAGTTTTTTGAACCTTGCTTGTACTTATGTTTTTTGTCTACCACAGTTTCCATGAACCTGCTTCCACCTTCACTCCTGCCCTCCACCCTGGATCACCGGATTATCGGACACGGTACCACTCACGTTCTGCACCCTGGATTACCATTGGAGTTGTTTTGGACTTGGTTTTTCACTATTGCATCCTCTACATCGGACACTGGACTAAACCTGTTAGTTTGCATTTGGGCTCAACCAGTTCCCACACGTAACACACTATGTAATGTCTGTTGAATGTAGTGTGAGCGGTGCATTACCCAGGCTCCTCGATGGCCACAGATTTGACGTAGCTGTCGTTGCAGTACAACACCACATTAGCGATCTGATCCACTGAGAAGGACAAGAACAAACATGACTCAGCAGATACATTCACACACGTTCATGCAGCAACAGGTCAAACATGTAGATGCTCTACAGGCTCCATAACCCTCTGATATGTCTTatccaccaaggctaaccaggtgctggtgctggttctggtgctGTTGCCAGtttggtgctggttctactccagttctctaagaaccagctggatcttccccagcctgagagccagcagatcgttggtttcctccccagaccacggtggttcttgtttcctccccagaccacggtggttctggttccccATCCATGTCCATAGCTAACATAGTTAACAGCTGACCGGGgttttcaaaatggccgccagaaGTTATTGTTTTCGAACGTCATGAtaacccgcccccccccccccagcacctgacgtaactggttcttatctctagaccagcgctaagttagtgctgagttggaacccatgttcttggcccagaaccaggtttatttgtgtggaaaagcaaagaaccggttcgatTTCTGGAActgactccgaaccagcaccagaaccgccttggtggaaaagacatgtGAGACATCTCCATATTACAGCGTGTGTCTGAACGTCCCTCCTGTTATACTGAATATAATATGCGCAGCCATGTTTACCGGAGACGATGATGTTCTTGATGGGTTTGCTGGAGTTGTTTGTGACGGTGACTTTCACTTTGAGGGTCTCACCGTGGTAGTAAATCTGGAAACGGGACACAAGGTTAAACAACGTAAACCACAATTGTCATATTATCTTTTCACAGTACTTACGCAGGGTATTTGCAGGAAACCTGAAGTTAAACCTTAAccctcgccaaaatgcaacgaAGGGTCTTCTTGGGAATGAACCCACGTCAAACTTTTaattaaaagcataattaggacggaaacgccacttttaagatttaccacATTCTTGTTTTTCGGTCAATGGCCTTTTGAATATAAGAGGGAAGGGCACGACTATGATAGcatgaaaatcaacatttttaaaactctaAGAAGGCTCGccacaacatgagactttgctccaagtctcaccaggggctctacacatggactcagcattGACAACATTGTGTTCACAGGGTTTACTAAACGTTGTGTTAGATAATCGTGGAGAACCCCCACCTCTTTGTCCAGACTGGCCTTGAGGTGCAGCTGTTTATCCGACATGGGGGTTTCAACCGAGGGCTTGACCCCCGTCCTCTCTGGAGCGTATTGGACCTTCCTGATCAACAGCTTCACTGTGCTCCTATTGGTAAAACCGGAGAGAGAAATACGTAGAAATAATAAACATCGGACCTAGTTCTTTACACTGACTGGTGCTTTTTCAGTGTTATGAATGAAGTAGTCTATttccacaatgttccacttttGGGATAGCTCAGGTGCCGTCAGATATTCTGCCAAATgtctgtccccgtcctctgtctctgtgttggcgctttaacctgatttctgaggactatggtgacctggtcctcagatctctgcagggtaaatccagacagctagctagactatctgtccaatctgaggactatggtgacctggtcctcagatctctgcagggtaaatccagacagctagctagactatctgtccaatctgaggactatggttacctggtcctcagatctctgcagggtaaatccagacagctagctagactatctgtccaatctgaggactatggttacctggtcctcagatctctgcagggtaaatccagacagctagctagactatctgtccaatctgaggactatggttacctggtcctcaggtctctgcagggtaaatccagacagctagctagactatctgtccaatctgagtctctgttgacgactaaaactacttctcaacttcatgttccaccaaaacaacttccttcctgagactatttagcagcggcaccgtggctccgtccggcgcttagccccgcccacgacgattgtgattggtttaaagaaatgccgacaaaccagagcatgtttcttTCCagtccaggaatgctgtgtggaccttcctccgcagcgtcATGGAGGAGGGAGGTCTGGCTATGAGAGACTAGGAATACATTGGCTTTGAGGGGCCTTGCAGTTCTTtttgctttaacccttgtgttgtccttccggGTCAAAACCTTTTTGTAAAACGCCGTTTTGGTCGATTACTGCCACCAGTACTGTGTATACACCAACATAACCAActtattaccactagttttatgCTTAATTTTGGAACTGATGGCCAGTAAACcttatttttatgaaataatatAACTGTAAATTATTTTAACTAGTAACATCAGAGGATGTCCATGGATAACTACAAGCCAATGTaatcaaactgaataaaacacccagaaGTCAATCAAAGAGCATTTTAAGGAATCATCCATCcgtgttatttttttgggcaaTAATGTAGAAAGGCACCCACATTTCTGTTATAGAATCTGAAATtcaaaacgggtcaaattggacccgaagacaacagcaGGGTTAAGGCtaaatctcatttctctgtcttacaataaagacagatttttgttaacaaaaaggtttatctgaacatcaatgacattcaaaacggtgataactgaaacagaaatACAATACAACATATAGACagggtgtatgtgtatgtatacatggtgtacatgtatgtatacgtgatacatgtgtatacagggtgtacatgtatgtatacgtgatacatgtgtatacagggtgtacatgtatgtatacgtgatacatgtgtatacagggtgtacatgtatgtatacgtgatacatgtgtatacagggtgtacatgtatgtatacgtgatacatgtgtatacagggtgtacatgtatgtatacgtgatacatgtgtgtacagggtgtacatgtatgtatacgtgatacatgtgtgtacagggtgtacatgtatgtatacgtgatacatgtgtgtacagggtgtacatgtatgtatacgtgatacatgtgtgtacagggtgtacatgtatgtatacgtgatacatgtgtgtatacagggtgtacatgtatgtatacgtgatacatgtgtatatgtatgtatacgtgatacatgtgtatatgtatgtatacgtgatacatgtgtgtacagggtgtatatgtatgtatacgtgatacatgtgtgtacagggtgtatatgtatgtatacgtgatacatgtgtgtacagggtgtatatgtatgtatacgtgatacatgtgtgtacagggtgtatatgtatgtattacatgatacatgtgtatacagggtgtatatgtatatacacatgatacatgtgtatacacaaatgtattgcaaacagacctaagtactacacagataagaacatctgcctctgcaccaccaaagtgaacctaaaataactgtaaaatatatgaatatataaatacacatgacactgttgtccaaacccacacagtcaacagacagagacgccatcttgggagtttgtgatcaattctgtatgatgatgtcaccaagtggtgtcccatttcatagggggatgttttcacccctaccccttaccccatggtttcaagggccaaggggaaGGGGGAAGGGGCAAGGGGTAGGGGGAAGGGCCAAGGGgcaggggtaagatggagaaatgggattcagcctaactAAGTGTTGGAAGACACACACTTGAAGTTGTGTGTCTTCCGTCTTCCTGCAGTCGGGACGGACCGGCGGAGACTCACCGTTTGCGTACCTTGGCGTCCTGGCTCTCAGCGCTGAACGCTTTGATCTCAAACTCCACGGCACAttgctgcagaagaagaagagagaaagcgTTGTCAGTCACCATGCCGCGATGGGTTCACTTCATCAGAACCCGTTTGAATCTCCAGTCGAGGGTCTTACCTTGCCGACGTCACCGGCTCCTGGCTGGAGAGCCACTGAGCAAGGCAGGTTGTCAGGGAACTGAGAAGACACAATGTCAAGCTTTACTTACAAGAGGGTTTTTCTGCTAACACATGCAATGAAAGGCACTTACAACGTAATGCAGCTTAAAAATAAGATTGAATACAGTTCAAGTGAAATAGTTTAGGGCTGCAATTAACAAATATTTCCTTTGTTGATTAATCCGTTTGGGctctaaaatgtcataaaatggtgaaaaatgtggatcagtttttcccaagacgacgtcctcaaatATCTCGTTTTGTTCacaactagaagatattcagtttcctgtcccagaggagaggaaagactagaagatattcacatttaacaagctgacatcaGAGACGTTTAATGACTCAAACCTATTAAAATAGTTGGAGTTTAATGTTTGAATGATTGATCTTTACTGCTGTCGTGTAATGTAAGTTTTGAAGAAAGTATGTGAGGAGGGAAGGAAAAGATAAAGGAAGAAAGTAGGGAATAAAATAAGAGAAGGGAAGGAAAGACGGATGTGAGAAAGTAGGCGAGGATGGAAAGAAGACAGAATAAAGGAAGGGAAGGAAAGAAATgcagggaaggaaggaaggatgtaAGGAATTAGGATTCATCTTTGCAACTCTTCACTTTATGTAAGTTTAGACATTGTATGTTTGAGTGTAAGAAAAAGGAAGGACTAAAGGTaagaaagcaaagaaagaataaataaaggaaaggaaggaaagaaagaagacaaaagaatGGAAGCATGCAGGGAAGGAGGAAGGGAaggaaagatattcagtttaccgtcacagaggagagaagaaactagaacatattcaaaCTATTTAACAAGCTGACAGTTTTCAACAGAGaagtttcactgttttttttactcaaactGATTAATCAACCATCAAAACAACTGGCGACTAACTTCTTGTCTGAcaatcaattaatctttgcagctctaataaaaattgaaatgacagaaaagtcttttattatatattatatattttatatgtgttggtcagtttgtcccgttAATAACAtggaagtgagatgaacaaacagagaaatgtttctttttagatgaaacagatgttgattagtttccttttggggacgtcatttgaaattgggaaaacttagaagttggagaaaaggttataaattgcaatatatcgcagaatattacaatatgttttaaatcACAATGATATTGTGTCGCGGCtaaagtatcgtgatgatatcgtatcgggaggcatCTGCTGATTCCCTCCTCCTGTTGTTAGTGGCAATTACTTCTGAGGCAATTTAATTGAACAGTGaaattttgaatttttacaGCTCACTTTCATCCCATTACCAGGTTTCCTCTTCCTGAAGAAACAGTTGTTCTAACAGCTTCGTGCAGCCTGCGGCTCTGATCAGTCGCCACGCCTCACCTCGAAGAAGAACGGGTAGGCGTTGTTCCCCAGCTTGTGCAGCAGCTTGGCCTGCATGCTGGTGTGGATCCCCttctccaggtcctgcagaggCGGGTACACCTGGCGGGTGGACAGGTACAGCTCCCGGCGGAAGGCGATCCCCATCACGTCCATGTCGTCTCTGCCGTAGCGGAAGGTGCAGGACAGGGTGACGAACACTGGAGACAGAGCAGAGACACCGGCACTGTGATGACTGAAAACTAGTCCAAATTCAAATACATATTCAataagtaaaatatatatttgaatattATAAGAGAGATCAAAAACGGCCCTACAGCGGCTATCGGAGGGCCGTCTTAGAGGACAGTCTACACCCTCTGAATAGGGAACTCCAGTCTCTCCCTTCTGGAGATACTGGATATCTGAGGATAAAGTCCCAGGTTGGAGAACTACAAGatgtaaaaacagttttgtcccAGCGGCATCACTCTGTTGAACAAACGGTAGAATTATCTGCACAAGCACGTTGGTCATGTACAGTTTTCTtactctttttttccatgttttactGTCTTTTACTGTTACAAGTTTtaatgtgtggtgtgttgcATGTTATGTGGTTGTCTACAAAGTTTTAAGGAGGTCCTGCCTCTTAGACTGTAAACCTGTAAAACTGTTGTGGATATATGTAATATGGAACAACAGtatcctttcaaaataaaactgggAAATAGGATGGATGAAGAGCTTCTTTAACTTAGTTTGACTGGTCAGTACAAACTCTAGTGGAGTGATCACAGAGATAAATCTGTCAGAATGAGTTTTAGGAAGATGTTTTCCCAAAAGAGCAAAACTTAAAACATATATTTAACTTCAATGAGGATCTGGAAGAAGATGGCACATCCACTTTATGTAGTGCTGTC
This genomic window from Etheostoma spectabile isolate EspeVRDwgs_2016 unplaced genomic scaffold, UIUC_Espe_1.0 scaffold00005828, whole genome shotgun sequence contains:
- the saga gene encoding S-arrestin a isoform X1, whose translation is MSQKSVVYKKICKDNSVGVYMGRRDFIDHVDFVDPVDGVIIIDPEALQRRKVFVTLSCTFRYGRDDMDVMGIAFRRELYLSTRQVYPPLQDLEKGIHTSMQAKLLHKLGNNAYPFFFEFPDNLPCSVALQPGAGDVGKQCAVEFEIKAFSAESQDAKVRKRSTVKLLIRKVQYAPERTGVKPSVETPMSDKQLHLKASLDKEIYYHGETLKVKVTVTNNSSKPIKNIIVSVDQIANVVLYCNDSYVKSVAIEEPGDSVSPGATLQKVYKLLPLLANNVERRGIALDGKLKHEDTNLASSSIIKEGVLKEVLGIMVSYRVMVKLIVGGMMGSSEVGLEVPFKLMHPKPNAGKESEMEGDLEFQEFRRSGLKGVIDDEDEDGNVSAGDDMEPKEK
- the saga gene encoding S-arrestin a isoform X2; translation: MSQKSVVYKKICKDNSVGVYMGRRDFIDHVDFVDPVDGVIIIDPEALQRRKVFVTLSCTFRYGRDDMDVMGIAFRRELYLSTRQVYPPLQDLEKGIHTSMQAKLLHKLGNNAYPFFFEFPDNLPCSVALQPGAGDVGKQCAVEFEIKAFSAESQDAKVRKRSTVKLLIRKVQYAPERTGVKPSVETPMSDKQLHLKASLDKEIYYHGETLKVKVTVTNNSSKPIKNIIVSVDQIANVVLYCNDSYVKSVAIEEPGDSVSPGATLQKVYKLLPLLANNVERRGIALDGKLKHEDTNLASSSIIKEGVLKEVLGIMVSYRVMVKLIVGGMMGSSEVGLEVPFKLMHPKPNAARWRATWSSRSSDAPA